The Nodosilinea sp. FACHB-141 nucleotide sequence TATCTGAAGCTACCCACCGGCACCACTGACCTCAACGTGTTGATGATGGCCCGAGAAGGGTTAATACTGCCCCTGCGCACCGCTATCTATCAAGCTCAAACTCAAAACATTGTGGTGCGACAAGAACAGATTCAGCTGGAATCGGGTGAGGACTCAGCGTACCTCAATCTAGAAGTGATTCCATTTCAGCCGACCACTGCATCCACAGTTTATTTTTTGGTGATCTTTGAAGCAGTTTTGCTGCCGGTCACGCCCTCCCCGGCTACATTAGCTGAGCATCAGGAACCGGAAGACCTAGCGCGTGAAATATTGCAGCTTCGTCAAGCTCTATCCGCTGCGATTCAGCGAGAACTTTCGGCGCAGGCGCATTTGCAGGCGGTGATTGAGGAACACAGCCACCTCAACCAAAATCTGCGAGTGGCCAATGAAGAAATCCTGTCGAGCAATGAGGAGTTACAAAGCACCAACGAAGAGCTCCAGACGGCCAAAGAAGAGATTCAGGCTACTAACGAAGAACTCTCCACCACCAACGACGAACTGCGCAGCCGCCACCTGCAACAAATTCGAGACAATAGTGATCTCAACAACCTGGTTGATAGCATCAGTGTGCCGATCCTAATGCTCAACAATAAGTTGGAAATTCGTCGGCTTACGTCCACAGCGCAGCGTCTGTTCAACTTCATTCCTAGCGATGTCGGCAGACCGTTTAGCGACCTTCGCACCGATTTTGACGTTTCCAGCCTAGAGTCTATGGCGTTAGAAGTGCTAGAGACGCTCAACACCAAAGAACAGGAAATTCAAACTCGAACCGGCTATTGGTACTCCCTGCGGATTCGTCCTTACCGGACGACAGAAAACCTGATTGACGGCGTAACCATAGTTTTTCTCGACATCGACGCGCTCAAACGCCATGCTGCCATCTTGGAGGCGGCTCGTGACTATGCAGAAGCGATCATTGAGACGGTGCCCACCCCCTTAGTTGTGCTGGATGCCACTCTGCGAGTGGACATGGTCAATCGCGCGTTCCGCGACATGTTTCAGACGTCAGCATCAACGTTTGTGCGCTCGTCCCTGTTTGACCTCAGCAACGGACAGTGGAATAGTCACCAACTGCGATCGCGCTTAGCAGACGTGCTCAGCCATGACAGTCGGCTGCAAAATTTTGAGATGGACTATTGGTCTGAGCAAACTGGGCAAAAAACGCTGCTGTTCAATGCCTGCAAGCTACAGCGCGACGATGAGACGGCGATGGTTTTGCTTGCGATCGAAGACATTACCGAGCGCCAGCGTTCTGAAAGCGAGCGCTCCCAACTCCTCGCCCAAGAACAGGTCGCCCGTCAGCAGGCCGAAACAGCCAACCTCGCCAAAGATGAGTTTCTCTCCAACCTCTCCCACGAACTCCGCAATCCCCTCAACGCCATACTCGGCTGGGCGCAGCAGCTCCGTGCGCGCGCCCTCGAAGAAACGACTATTATCCGTGCTTTAGAGACGATTGAGCGCAATGCCAGGATGCAATCCCAACTGATTGAGGATATTTTAGATACCTCTCGGATTGTTAACGGCAGGCTCATTCTTCGCCCGGCTCCGCTCGAACTGCGCTCAGTGGTGCAGGCGGCGATCGAGACCGTTCAACTTTCAGCCGACGCCAAACAGATTGAAATTGTGGCTCAGCTCAATGCTGGAACGGTAGTTGGGGATGCCAATCGATTGCAGCAAGTCTTTTGGAATTTGCTGTCAAACGCGATTAAATTTACCCCGCCCAACGGGCGCATTGAAATTACCCTAGAGCGGGTGCAGGGGCAGGCTCAAATTCGAGTTACTGATACCGGGCAGGGCATTACAGCCGATTTATTGCCGCATGTTTTTGAGCGCTTCCGTCAGGGCGACTCTAGCACCACCAAAGCAAAGCCCGGTTTGGGCCTAGGGCTCGCGATCGCCCAGCAGCTGGTAGAACTGCACGGCGGTACCCTGCAAGCCACCAGCCCCGGTGAAGGACAAGGCGCGACATTCATCGTCAGGTTGCCGCTGGACGGGCGCTCCCAAGCACCGCCATTCAGTGTAGAGCCTGCATTAGAGAGTTCAAGCGCTCCAGTTGCGTCGGTAGACGGCCTGCAAATTTTGGCAGTCGATGACGAAATTGATACCCTTGAGCTATTCAAATTTGTGCTAGGAAACTATGGGGCTAACGTGGCAACTGTGGCCTCTGCCAGCGAAGCCCTAGCGGCTTTGAACGACAATCCCAATCGGTACAACATGCTGATCTGCGATATTGGCATGCCCGAGCAAGACGGCTATTGGTTGATTCAGCAAGTGCGATCGCTGAGTGCAGATGCTGGAGGGCAAATTCCAGCCATCGCGCTGACGGCTTATGTGGATGAGGCCGACCGACAACGGGCGATCGCCGCCGGATTTCAGCGTCATCTCGCAAAACCCGTGGACCCAGAAGACCTCATCAGAGCGATCGTGTCAGTCCATAGCGACTCTATGTAAACCGTGCTGTAGAGTTAGGTCGTTTCGCCTGCACAGGCAAAATACCCGTTCCATCGACTAAGTCAGCTAGCCGAGCGCATTTGTCTCCTGCTACTGCACCCAGCAAGCAGGGCACCATCGCTCCACAGCGGCGATCGCTTCGCTATTTGTGTAAATGCAATATGATGCGACGGGTGCGGCTATGGTTTCTGGGGAATAGCCATCTAATTGGCTAATGTATACCGTGCTGGGCTTTGACCTACTCTAGCTGATGGGCGTTGCTGTGCTGGCGGGGCTAGCGGACGTAGGCAGCAAAAAGCCCCAACGCTGACCAGAGGCTAAAGTGAAGTTCCGTTGGCCCTATTTTGCCTTCAATTGCTCCAATGTTACGATCACGTTTTCGATGCCTGCGCAGGTTTTATCTAACAGCGCTGCTTAAGCTTTGTCGGCGGGTTCGGCGTGCAAAATGCGGTTAAGAATTTGTTCTAAGGTCTGAATGTTAGTGTTCATCTTTGATGCCTCGCTGGCGTGGTTGCCTGCTTTGAGGTAGCGAATCTCGACGGGTACTACCCACCGTCCATCCCTTGTTTTTTTCTGTGTTCAAGCGATCGTGCTGGGATAGTACAACTATGCCATCTAGCTCTTTCATCAGCGTTTCAGCAGTAGCCGTGTCCCCGTCATTCGAAGCCTGAGTGTAGGCTTCTATCAAAATTCGAAATTCGTTGTTCATCATTTGCTATTCCTCTCAATGCTGCGTTAGTTGGTTTTCTCCATATACGAAGTAACACTCTTAGTTATTGAGGAGGCACAACCAAACGACAGATTCCTCAGTAATTTCTAACAACTTATACGCATCTAAAACATTTTCATCTAATAAGTTATACATGCCATCAAATAACTGCTAAATTGCAAAATTCAGATCCATCGGGGTGATTTTTCTCCAATAGGATGGCCGAACATACCGTAAGATTCTGAGATCAGCGTTCTGTAAAAATAGACCGCATCTTCCTCCCCTCGTGCTCAATCACCGTTGATTGATTGGGGTCGGTCGCGTTCAGCGTTATAACAACGTCAAACTCAGGAAACTCATATCTCATAACAAGGCCCGAAATAGTGGTTAACCTCCGAAGTAAACGGCTCGCTCTTTCTCGCGGCGCTTGACTAGGCGGCCCGGTGGCACCTTGCCCCCGGCCTTTGTCCAGCTCATTAGGGCATCGGCTTGGCGGTTGCTCGCCTGTGCGTGGCGGTAGGTTTCGCTGCCTATAAACTGGTGCGGGCCCACGTTGTAGCAGAAGCTGTCCAGGGCACTGGCCTGATACTCAGCGAGGCCCAAGGGTGCGATCGCAGGTAGGCATTTGCGCTCCAGGTAGGCCAGCAGCTCCCGCTCTGCTCTTAATCAGTTCCGTCATCCCCGGTGCATCGATAGCGGGGTTTGAGGCTGCGATCCTCATCGTCTTGCGCTGCCCCTGATGCCGCCACCTCAGGCGAATCCAGCCGTCTATGTTCCCAATTGAAACTTCACCTTTGGGAGTTCTAGCCATTTCGGGTACCCATTCTGTACCCATTGAAGCGCTAAAACCCTGATCGTTCCGTTTAAATCCGTTAAGTGCACACCCGTTTCTAGATGCGATCGCACCCCAGTGTCAATCATTAAAGGCCTTGAAATGGCGGCTTTTCAAGGAATGGACGTAACTGGACTCGAACCAGTGACCCCCACGATGTCAACGTGGTGCTCTAACCAACTGAGCTATACGTCCGGGCAGATATAGAAATTAGCACAATGGGTGGGGCGACCGCAACCTCTATCGCCACCGATCTAACGAGCCAGAGCAGGCTGGAGGGAGCGCGGTTGTTTAAGGCACCCACGAAATAGACGTTTCAGGAGGATAGGAGATATGTAAGAGATATATCTTATAGCTAGTGGGGGTTCTCGCAAGGGGTCGGTGTCGGTGCAATTGTTTCGTGGGTGATTGCGATCGCTAGTGGGCTGATCAAGCAGGGGGTAACAAACTTCACTTTAGGAGACGAAGTGACTGACAACTAATGTGCCACTCATTATTTAGGTGCGCAGTAAATAGAACACCCTCAGCCATAGCTAAGGGACAGTATTAGTAGGGGCGTGAATGGCAGTACTGAAGCTAGGTAAGGTTGTTGTAGATGGCTTGTGGACAGCTCACAACAGCCAGAGGGTTCCACACTAATATTTCTTTATTTCACAACAGTAAGTTAATAGGAGTCAAACAAATAGACAAATTCATTTGAATAATATCTATTAAAGGCATCATAGGTACCTTGTTCTGACTCGTAGTATAGGTCGCCCTCTTTATCCAATAGGACAAAGCGTAAATCCTCTTCGCCTTCTAGCTTGATTGACATGAGAGGGCGTTCTGAGATGATGCTTACGCCTATAGTGACTAGACCCTGATCAGAATTAACAATCAGATATCTGAATTCATTATCATCTACAGATTTTACGCAGATATTTGAGTTAATTACCCGACCTTCACAAACGCTTTCTAAATTGTTATAAGGGATAGTCTGCGCTTGGGCGGCTACGGGGAAAAGAACGGCTAAAGCCGTACCAAGAACCAATGAATGTTTGAGCATATTGAGCCTAGCAGGTGCTTCTCAAGTCTTCCCTAAAGAATCCGATGGATTGGAGCAGAAAGAATAATCTTTAATCAAATTAATACTTTCGCTCACAGAACCCCTATCCTAAGCGCTCCGCTCTGGTATGTCTGTCACTGGCATCACTTTTTCAACCCTTACTAAGCGAACAAGGCAGGGGTTGAAAGTTTCTTTGAAAGATGTGGTTTAGAGATGCACCTGAGACACGCTAGTTGCTGTATGAAACATAAAACGCTCTAATTTTCAAGCGTTCTAAGGGCTTACTATTCCCACGGTTTCAACGTGGTGCTCTAATCAACTACGCCATACGTCCGGGCAGACATGGAAGTTGGCATATCGAGCGGCGCGATCGCAACCTCTACCACCGCCGATTTAGCGAGCCAAGCCAGGTTGAAGCCCTCTAGGATTTAGCAGCAGCGGCCCATCTTGCTTAGGGGTAGCGGCTACTCGCAGATTAGAAAGGGCAGTGCCCTGATAGTAGTGGGCCAAAATTTGCTGGTAGTTGTGGCCTCGGGTGGCCAGCCCGCGCGCGCCCCACTGGCTCATCCCCAGGCCGTGGCCATAGCCGCGCCCATCAACCCGCAGGGTGTCGCCTGCCAAGGTGAGAGAACACAGTGAGCTGCGCAGCCCTAATGCCTGACGCAGCTCGGTGCCGGTCATGGTGCGGCTGCCCTGGGTTCCCTGGAGCCGAATGGAGGTGATGCGCCCCTGGGGAGTGGCGCGCTCAGTGACAACTCCGGTCAGGCGGCCAATGCCGGTAATGCGCTGCGCAACCTGCTGGGTTGAAAAGGTCTCAGACCACTGAAATACCGGGGCCTCTTGGTCGTAGTCGGCCACGCCGCGCAGGTAAGGGGTAGCGCGCTGCCAAATATCTTCGGAGTTTTCGGTATAGCCGCCGGAGGAGGAGTGGAATACAGCTTCAATTACCCGGCCTCCATAGGTCAGCACCTGGCCCTGGGTGGCGTTGACCGCAGCTTGTACAGAGGGAGCTTCGGCAGCCAGCCCTCCATAAACCTGGTGGGCCGTGGTGCCCCCCACATCAAACAGGTCGCCCTGGGTGCGATCGCGCCGATAAAGGGCATAGGAGCGAGCTGCTACCGCCTGGGCCTTAAGTGCTTCCTGGGGCCAGCTGGCGGGCATTTCGCCGCCAACAACGCCGTAGAGATAGGCTTCGAGATCCACCCAGTTGACGGCCGTCACTTTGCCCTCAATGGGCACCACCAGCACCTTACCCCGATACCATTTGTCGTTGATGAAGATGTAGCCACCACCAGTCGGCTCTACCCAAAAGGCTTGCCCCTGCCAGTCGGCTAGCTTCAGCCCGCCTCCCTGAGGAGTGACGGTGACCGATCGCCCCTGGGGAATCTGACCCACGCCCTGACCCGTGCCATTTTTGACCACCGCTGGAGTAGAGCTGCCCACCACCGCTTGATTGAGGCGATCGCCCACGGCCACCCGCATTTCGACCGCTGCTTGCACCGGCAGCGTCGCCAGCCACCACAGCACCGACAGACTGAGACCGTGCTTAAGAAAGCCTCGGGAGCGGCTGAGCAGCAGCCCAAACAGGGGTTGGCGAAGTAAAGTCATCGGTTGCGGCAGAACGTAGAGAACGTAGGGATCACCGGACAGCGCTTTTTACGGTATCACCGATGGCTCAGCCCGGCACATTAGGATCCAATCATCCCTGTGACGATCTCGGTACTCACAAGTTGCCCCAAAAGGGACAGCGATCAAACTGGTTGCTTAGGGCGGCACGATCGGCTCGTAAAGCCTTCTCAGGAAAGCCATAATTTTGCGGCCATATTCTGGGTCGGCGCTCCAGCGGCCGCTGAGCTGATCCACTAGAGGGGCAACTCCCCGCACCACAAACAAAAAGCGAGGATCGACCTGGCGCTGCACCAAGGGGTCGAGGCTAGCGTAGGCCTTGAGGTGCTGAATCTGCGCCCGCACCCCCACCCGAGCGCTGGGGAAGGATGATCCCTCTGGCCCGCCCGTGGGTGAACCAATGCCGCCAAAGTTGTTTTGGGCCGGGTTGAGGCTGCCGCCAAAGTTAAGGGAGTTGGTTTCGACCAGCATTTGGCAAAAGGCAATGTCGTGGTTGACCCCCTCGATCGCCGCTTCTTCTCGGTAAAGCTTGGGCAGGTCGCGATAGGTATTGACGGCACCCTGATTAACGCTCTGCAAAAACAGGGTCAACTGTGTATCTGACGTGCTGCCGTTGCCCATAATGCGATCCATCGAGCCAGGGCAGAATTGAGTGCCCGTGCGCGATCGCAGCCGAATCGTGCGGTTAGCCGCATCCCAGGTCACCGTCACGTTGTAGTTTTGCAGATCCACCGCTTTGATGTAGACCACGTTGGCGTAGCGAATGCGGGTGATGTTGGGAGAACTGGTCGCGTCCACCCCCAGCAAGTCGGCAATGTCGATGGGCACGTAGGCATTGCCGTTGACGATAATGCCGGTCTCTGGATAAATGCCGCCGTTAAGATTAATGCGAATTTCGGGCAGGTTGCTCCCCGGCGCAGTGGGGGTACCGCTGCCTACCGCCCGGCTCCAGGAGGCCAGCCCATCGGCAACACCCAGGGCCACATCGCGCCGCTGCCGCTGAATGACGGCCAAATCTTGGGGATTGCTCAGGTAGCCCACCTCCATCAGCAACGAAGGGCAGCCCAAGTTGCGACAAAAGGGCAGCAGACCCGTCGGCGACTCGGTGTCGGGCTTGACGCCGCGGCTGGGCACCTGGGGTATGCGGCGCAGCAGGGCCAGCAGCACAATCTCAGCGTGGGTGCGGCGCGTGTCGTTTTTAGCAATGTAGAATACCGCCGAACCCCTCACTGCTGGGTCACTGTAGACCCCGGCATGGATTTCGATGGCCACATCTTCAGGGCGACAGCGGGCGTTGATCCAGGCCAGGGTTGCGGCGGCGCTGAGGTCATCGGGCACAGACAGCACCGCTAGCTGGCGCGACCTGAGCTCAGCCACCACCAAGTCGCGAATCTGAATCATCTCCGCCGCTTCGGTGGTGTTGGGCAGCACGGCACCGGGGTCTACCACCCCATTCTCAAAGCCGCCGTGGCCCGCCGAGATAAAAATCTGTGCCATATAGAACCGAATTCTGAGACTCTCTGGCCAGAATCATACCTATGAAATGGGGAAGGGGAGTGAGAGAAAGTTTTGAGTGTTTAGTTTTGAGTTTTGAATTTCTGATCCTGGGCGTGAATTCAAAACCCAAAACTCAAAATTGAGAACTTGAATTTCTACATCTCCCCAAACGCCGCCAACGCTGCCCCCGTCACCCGGCAGGTCTGCCACTCGGGCTTAATCTCGGCCCCCATGCTTTGGTAAAACTCGATCGCGGGGGTGTTCCAATCGAGCACGCTCCACTCAAAGCGACCGCAGCCGCGCTCAAGGGCCAGCTTGCCCAAATGCACTAGCAACGCTTTGCCAATGCCCTGGCGGCGGTAGTCGGGGTACACGAAAATGTCTTCCAGGTAAATGCCGGGCTTCATTAAAAAGGTCGAAAAGTTGTGGAAGAACAGGGCCATGCCCGCTGGCTGGTTGTCAACCCAGGCCAATAGGGCTTCGGCGTAGGGGCGATCGCCAAACAGAGCAGCGGCCAAATCGTCGGGGCTGCCGGTCACCTCGTGGGCCAGCTTTTCGTAATCGGCTAGGGCTTTGATCAAGTCCACTAGGGCTGGCACATCGGCGGGAGTGGCGGGGCGAATCTCAAGCGGGCGATCGGCGGTGGAGGTCATATGCTCTAATTCAAGCTGGATGGAAACATGGGGTCGGGCGCGATCGCAGTATGAACTGGCTTACCGGTAAACCGCTAGGCCTGCCAACGATGGCTGGTAACGATTTGATCAATACATTCCTTTAGGGAAGCTGCTCAGAGCCATGGCAGAACGAGATATCCCGCGAAGCGGTAAAGCCTCCAGGCTGCGTGTAGCATACGCTTACCCCGGCGGTCTGGGGGTCGAGATGAGTAGGGCGGGGCTTAGCCCAGGAGAACTGAGGTGCCAGCGGCGATCAGCATAATTTTAGGCTTGGTACTGAGCTTAGAACTCACCGCATTTTTGTCGCACCCACCTCATCCATCGCGGAGCCAAGGCCTACTGGGATCAGTTTGAGAATTTTCCCGAGTTTGCGGTTCGGTTAAAGCCTTTAACCAGACGACGGGCTGTGTGGAGAACCGGGTGCTAGTGACAACGCGTAAATTCAAAGAATTGAGAGCAGCGATTGAGACGCTGGAGGGGTGCGATCGCATTCCCTGCTGCCTTGAAGGTGAACTGGCTGAAACTAACGCTCTTTAAGTTCTATCATTCACAAAAAAGAGTGCGTCTACGTATTAGGTAATGCATGTGAAGATGCCTATTTAGTGATGTCTAGAAACTAATAAAGCAGCATGCCTTTCCTACCCAAAAGCGTAACAGTAAACAGCTAAGCAGAAATCAGAACCTTTGGCAATACTCCAATAGGCAGACTAGAAAACCAAAAACATCTGCCATAATCGCGGAGCTAACATTTCTTATTGTTTAACGGAGCCCAAGGGTTATGTCTGAGCCGAATGGCGTGATGATGCAGTATTTCCATTGGTACATTGAGCCCGATGGTAACCTTTGGAATGAGCTTGCCAACAACGCAAAGGATTTGGCAGAAGCAGGCATTACCTCACTTTGGCTACCTCCTGCCTACAAAGGTAGCGCCGGTGGTTATGACGTAGGTTATAGCGTCTACGATTTATACGATCTCGGCGAATTTGACCAAAAAGGCAGCGTTCGCACTAAATACGGCACCAAAGACGAGTATATCCAGGCCATCAAAACTGCTAAAGAGGCTGGCATACGCGTCTACGCCGATGTGGTA carries:
- a CDS encoding chemotaxis protein CheB, which encodes MDLNPSVRTDAPFPVVGMAASAGGLEAFIDLISNLPADTGMAFVLIQHLAPDHESQLAEILGRVTPMVVQQVQDQMAIAPNQIYVIPPNTQMTLIDGAFCLAARQKTQGKYMPGDAFFESLAADWGNKAIAVVLSGMDGDGSQGLKAIKVAGGVTFAQCEDSARYDSMPNTAVATGDVDFVLPPEAIAAELVNISRSPLLTVSEPLQGVKADDALTTIFALLRKTKGVDFTHYKSKTIDRRMQRRMLLYKLDTLQDYAQYLQEHPAEVQALHDEILIHVTSFFRDPDTFEQLKTKVFSTINQNKAVDTPIRIWVAGCSTGEEVYSIAICLLEFFSDRATVPPIQIFATDISEAAIAKARAGVYLESQMGGVSPERLSRFFFPVAAGGYQISSAVRELCIFARHDLGSDPPFSNLDLISCRNVLIYLSSALQERIIAIFHYSLNLNGFLMLGMSESVKTASDLFASVHEPAKIYARKLTLTRPLFSFTTRVHPAVGGERPPRVIETTSNNFDVVREVDQLIAARYAPVSVIINDQMQILHLRGDTDPYLKLPTGTTDLNVLMMAREGLILPLRTAIYQAQTQNIVVRQEQIQLESGEDSAYLNLEVIPFQPTTASTVYFLVIFEAVLLPVTPSPATLAEHQEPEDLAREILQLRQALSAAIQRELSAQAHLQAVIEEHSHLNQNLRVANEEILSSNEELQSTNEELQTAKEEIQATNEELSTTNDELRSRHLQQIRDNSDLNNLVDSISVPILMLNNKLEIRRLTSTAQRLFNFIPSDVGRPFSDLRTDFDVSSLESMALEVLETLNTKEQEIQTRTGYWYSLRIRPYRTTENLIDGVTIVFLDIDALKRHAAILEAARDYAEAIIETVPTPLVVLDATLRVDMVNRAFRDMFQTSASTFVRSSLFDLSNGQWNSHQLRSRLADVLSHDSRLQNFEMDYWSEQTGQKTLLFNACKLQRDDETAMVLLAIEDITERQRSESERSQLLAQEQVARQQAETANLAKDEFLSNLSHELRNPLNAILGWAQQLRARALEETTIIRALETIERNARMQSQLIEDILDTSRIVNGRLILRPAPLELRSVVQAAIETVQLSADAKQIEIVAQLNAGTVVGDANRLQQVFWNLLSNAIKFTPPNGRIEITLERVQGQAQIRVTDTGQGITADLLPHVFERFRQGDSSTTKAKPGLGLGLAIAQQLVELHGGTLQATSPGEGQGATFIVRLPLDGRSQAPPFSVEPALESSSAPVASVDGLQILAVDDEIDTLELFKFVLGNYGANVATVASASEALAALNDNPNRYNMLICDIGMPEQDGYWLIQQVRSLSADAGGQIPAIALTAYVDEADRQRAIAAGFQRHLAKPVDPEDLIRAIVSVHSDSM
- a CDS encoding lysozyme, coding for MGLAEYQASALDSFCYNVGPHQFIGSETYRHAQASNRQADALMSWTKAGGKVPPGRLVKRREKERAVYFGG
- a CDS encoding SpoIID/LytB domain-containing protein; this encodes MTLLRQPLFGLLLSRSRGFLKHGLSLSVLWWLATLPVQAAVEMRVAVGDRLNQAVVGSSTPAVVKNGTGQGVGQIPQGRSVTVTPQGGGLKLADWQGQAFWVEPTGGGYIFINDKWYRGKVLVVPIEGKVTAVNWVDLEAYLYGVVGGEMPASWPQEALKAQAVAARSYALYRRDRTQGDLFDVGGTTAHQVYGGLAAEAPSVQAAVNATQGQVLTYGGRVIEAVFHSSSGGYTENSEDIWQRATPYLRGVADYDQEAPVFQWSETFSTQQVAQRITGIGRLTGVVTERATPQGRITSIRLQGTQGSRTMTGTELRQALGLRSSLCSLTLAGDTLRVDGRGYGHGLGMSQWGARGLATRGHNYQQILAHYYQGTALSNLRVAATPKQDGPLLLNPRGLQPGLAR
- a CDS encoding N-acetylmuramoyl-L-alanine amidase, translated to MAQIFISAGHGGFENGVVDPGAVLPNTTEAAEMIQIRDLVVAELRSRQLAVLSVPDDLSAAATLAWINARCRPEDVAIEIHAGVYSDPAVRGSAVFYIAKNDTRRTHAEIVLLALLRRIPQVPSRGVKPDTESPTGLLPFCRNLGCPSLLMEVGYLSNPQDLAVIQRQRRDVALGVADGLASWSRAVGSGTPTAPGSNLPEIRINLNGGIYPETGIIVNGNAYVPIDIADLLGVDATSSPNITRIRYANVVYIKAVDLQNYNVTVTWDAANRTIRLRSRTGTQFCPGSMDRIMGNGSTSDTQLTLFLQSVNQGAVNTYRDLPKLYREEAAIEGVNHDIAFCQMLVETNSLNFGGSLNPAQNNFGGIGSPTGGPEGSSFPSARVGVRAQIQHLKAYASLDPLVQRQVDPRFLFVVRGVAPLVDQLSGRWSADPEYGRKIMAFLRRLYEPIVPP
- a CDS encoding GNAT family N-acetyltransferase, with translation MTSTADRPLEIRPATPADVPALVDLIKALADYEKLAHEVTGSPDDLAAALFGDRPYAEALLAWVDNQPAGMALFFHNFSTFLMKPGIYLEDIFVYPDYRRQGIGKALLVHLGKLALERGCGRFEWSVLDWNTPAIEFYQSMGAEIKPEWQTCRVTGAALAAFGEM